The following DNA comes from Nocardioides panzhihuensis.
GTCAGGGTGCGCTGGGAGGATGGCGCCATGACCGTCGAGGAGGGTGAAGCGCCGGCTTCCTGCACCGTGCGCCGGGCGCATGCCGAGGAGTGGCAGAGCATCCGGGAGCTGCGTCTCGAAGCGCTGCGTGACCCGATCGCCCACCTCGCCTATCTCGAGCGACTCGAGGACGCCCTCCAGCGGCCGGACAGCTACTGGCGGGAGCAGGCGCAGACGGCCGCCGCCGGCACGTCCGTGGGGAAGTTCGTCGCGGTCGGCGAGCACGCCGAGTTCGTGGGGACGGTGACGGCACTCGTGACGGCGCCGGGCGAGCCCGACTACATCGGTGAGACGAGTGCACACGTGCGTGCCGCCATCGTGGGCGTCTACGTGCGACCGGACCAGCGCGGCGGCGGTGTCCTGCAGGCGCTTCTGTCGGAGACGGAGGCGTGGCTGCAGGACATCGGTGTCCAGCAGGTGCGCCTCCACGTCAACGAGGACAACGTCCGCGCGCAGGGCGCGTATCGCAAGTGCGGTTACGTCGACACCGGCACGCGGGTCGAGATGGTCGACGGGGTGAATCACGAGATGGTCCGCGAACTTCGAGCTACGCAGAGCGAACGCGGTCTCGACGAACAGACCACGGCCTGATCGGTCATGCTGCTGTCATGGGGCACCTGATCGCGGCCGGGCCGCGCCACTCGCTGGGGTTGTGCGCGGACGGGACGGTCCTCGCCACCGGTTCGGGAACGGCGGGGGAGTGCCGCACCGCTGACTGGACCGAGGTCGTCGAGGTAGCGGCGGGCAACGTGCACACCGCCTCGAACACGGGGCGGTCCCACAGCGTCGGTCTCCGAACCGACGGCACCGTGGTGGCGACGGGCTGGAACAACGAGGGTCAGTGCGAGGTGACCTCCTGGCGCGAGGTGACCGCTGTCGCCGCCGGTTGGCGCCGCACGCTGGGACTGCGGGCCGACGGCACCGTGCTCGCCGCGGGCAGGCGCACCGAAGGCGCCGGCGAGGTGGACTCGTGGCGCGAGATCGTCGCGCTGGCCTGCGGTGACTGGCACTCGGTCGGCCTCAGGGCTGACGGAACTGCGACGGCGGTGGGTAACGATCGCCGCGGGCAGTGCAACGTCGGTGCATGGGGCGACCTAGTCGCCGTGGCGGCGGGCTACCTTCACACAATCGGCCTGACCAGCTCCGGGCGCGTGCTCACGGCCGGCGATCGCAGCGCCGGGGCGGGTGGTGTCGAGACCTGGCGCGATGTCGCGGGAGTGGCCGCTGGCAGCTACCACACCGTCGCCGTCACCGCCGACGGCCGAGCATTGGCCGTCGGCGGCAACGACGCCGGCCAGTGCGATGTCGCCGACTGGCGCGAGATCGTCGCGGTGGCCGCAGGGTCCCGGCACACGCTCGGACTGCGGGCAGACGGGACCGTCCTCGCAGCCGGGAGCAACGAGCACGGTCAGTGCGACGTCGCTGGGTGGCCGCCGATCTGGTGAGCTCCCCGCTGTCGGTCCGCGGTCAGGAAGTCGTCGAGGGCGCGGCAACCGCCGCATGACGGCTGCCTGACCTCCTCCCGAAACCGCTGGACGAGACTTCAGCCGATATCTCAGCCGAGGAGGACGAAGACCGCCAGACCGGCGTACGCGAGGTTCACGACGCCCCGAGTGACGACGCCGCCGGTGGTGTCGCCGAAACGGGTCGCGCCCGAGGTGTGGCGGAGGTCGTCGAGGTGGACGAGCGTGTAGGCGAGAAATATCAGCACCGCCACGCCAGCCGCCCAGGGGCGGGTGACCGGGACCAGCAGACCGATCCCGATC
Coding sequences within:
- a CDS encoding RCC1 domain-containing protein; amino-acid sequence: MGHLIAAGPRHSLGLCADGTVLATGSGTAGECRTADWTEVVEVAAGNVHTASNTGRSHSVGLRTDGTVVATGWNNEGQCEVTSWREVTAVAAGWRRTLGLRADGTVLAAGRRTEGAGEVDSWREIVALACGDWHSVGLRADGTATAVGNDRRGQCNVGAWGDLVAVAAGYLHTIGLTSSGRVLTAGDRSAGAGGVETWRDVAGVAAGSYHTVAVTADGRALAVGGNDAGQCDVADWREIVAVAAGSRHTLGLRADGTVLAAGSNEHGQCDVAGWPPIW
- a CDS encoding GNAT family N-acetyltransferase is translated as MTVEEGEAPASCTVRRAHAEEWQSIRELRLEALRDPIAHLAYLERLEDALQRPDSYWREQAQTAAAGTSVGKFVAVGEHAEFVGTVTALVTAPGEPDYIGETSAHVRAAIVGVYVRPDQRGGGVLQALLSETEAWLQDIGVQQVRLHVNEDNVRAQGAYRKCGYVDTGTRVEMVDGVNHEMVRELRATQSERGLDEQTTA
- a CDS encoding DoxX family protein; the protein is MSLAVTVVAWILAALLLVVGVAHLAAPGKVEPLVPEWWPSKRLTVYVSGLAEVAIGIGLLVPVTRPWAAGVAVLIFLAYTLVHLDDLRHTSGATRFGDTTGGVVTRGVVNLAYAGLAVFVLLG